GGCAGGGCGGAGCCGCCGGAGATGGTCATTGACTGCTCCTTGCCAGTGCCCCGGTCCTTGGCGGACACGTGCACGATGCCGTTGGCGTCGATGTCGAAGGAGACCTCGATCTGCGGGATACCGCGGGGGGCCGGGGCAATGCCGGTCAGCTCGAAGGTGCCCAGGGGCTTGTTGTCGCGGGCGAACTCGCGCTCACCCTGGTAGACCTGGATCAGCACCGAGGGCTGGTTGTCCTCGGCGGTGGAGAAGACCTCGGAGCGCTGGGTCGGAATAGCCGTGTTGCGCTCGATCAGCTTGGTCATCACCCCGCCCTTGGTCTCAATACCGAGGCTGAGGGGGGTAACGTCGATCAGCAGCACATCCTTGCGGTCACCCTGGATGACGCCGGCCTGCAGGGAGGCGCCGATGGCAACCACCTCATCGGGGTTGACGCCCTTGTTGGGCTCCTTACCCCCGGTCAACTCACGCACGACCTCGGTGACGGCCGGCATCCTGGTGGAGCCGCCGACCAGAACCACATGGTCGATCTCGGACAGGGAGACGCCGGCGTCCTTGATGACGTTACGGAAGGGCACCTTGGTGCGTTCGATCAGATCCGCGGTCATCTCCTCGAACTGGGCGCGGGTCAGGCGCTCGTCGAGGTGAATGGGGCCGGCCTCGCTCATGGACAGGTACTGCAGGTTGATGTCGGTGCTCATCGCGCTGGAGAGCTCCTTCTTGGCCTGCTCGGCCGCGTCCTTCAGGCGCTGCATGGCGATCTTGTCCTTGGACAGATCCACGCCCGAGGAGTCCTTGACCCGCTTGACCAGCCAGTTGACGATGCGGTCGTCCCAGTCGTCACCGCCCAGGCGGTTGTCGCCGTTTGTGGCGCGCACCTGGATGGTGGAGAAGCCGTCCTCGTCCTTGCCGACCTCCAGCAGGGAGACGTCGAAGGTGCCGCCACCCAGGTCGAAGACCAGGATGAGCTCGTCCTCCTTGCCCTTGTCCAGACCGTAGGCCAGTGCCGCGGCAGTGGGCTCGTTGACGATACGGTCCACGGTCAGGCCAGCGATGGTGCCGGCCTCCTTGGTGGCCTGACGCTCGGCGTCATTGAAGTAGGCGGGGACGGTGATGACGGCGTTGGTGACGCTCTCACCCAGGTAGGCCTCGGCGTCGGCCTTGAGCTTGGCCAGGATGCGGGCGCTGATCTCCTGGGCGGTGTACTTCTTGCCGTCGATGTCGACGGACCAGTCGGTGCCCATGTGGCGCTTGACGGAGGAGATGGTGCGCTCGACGTTGGTTACCGCCTGGCGCTTGGCGACCTCACCTACCAGCACCTCGCCCGACTTGGAGAAGGCGACCACGGATGGCGTGGTGCGTCCACCCTCCGCGTTCGGGATGATGGTGGGCTCCCCGCCCTCCAGGACGGCAATGGCGGAGTTGGTGGTTCCGAGGTCGATGCCGACGGCACGTGCCATGGGTGCTCCTTGATGTCTCGTAGTATTGAAGTTGAGTGGTATGCACTCAGGATCGCGGTTGAGCGTGGTCTTGTCAACTCCACGCCCCGCAGCCTTGAGTCTGACCGGCTCAACCCCAAACGACCCGCTTCTATTCCACCCCCTCATCGCTCTCCTCCCTCTCCTCCCCCTCCTCCCTCACCCTCGCTCTCCCTCACCGAGTTCGGTCGATATAACCAACGAGATCGGTCGATATAACCAACGAGATCGAGGGTGAAGGAGCAGCCATGACGTCATTGAAGGATCTGGACCGCGGCCCGGGTCAAGAGGGAGAAATCGGGCAATCAACCCTCACAACCGGAGCCCGGCGCCCACCGCCTTAAGCATCGTCCCCACCGTGTTAAGCGCTCCCTTGCGCGGCAGCTGTGCAAGCTCCTTCAGCCGCGCAGGGATCAGGCGGGCGTGGCCGCTGCCCGCCGCATGGGCGATGGCCAATGCCAACAGCGGATGGGTGTCCAGTGCACTGTGCCCCAAATCAGCGACCGGCGCTAGGACCGTGTCGGGAGCCAGGGCGACGATCTGCTGGGCGACCGGGCGAGGAGTGCGCAGGTCCCGCTCCCCGGAGACGACGACGGTCGGGAAGTCGTAACCGGACACGGCGCGACGCAGATCCACGGGGGTTCCGCGAAAATCGGGCGCCCGCGTGGCGGCCTCGGCGGAGACGAGCTGGGGATCCAGCGGTCCACCGTCCGGGGGCAGCCCGTAACCGAGCTCGCCGTAGGCTATGCCGCATACGAGATCCGGCTCCACCACGGACGCAATCCCCTCATCGATCTCCTCGCGTCCGCCCCACACCAGCGTCTCCCACAGCCATCCCATGCGCCCGTCGAGCCAGGCGTCGACCAGCGCCTGGAGCGCCTGCACGCCCGCGACCTCGTAGACCGCCGGGATCACCTGGGCGAGCTCGTCGGCCGGCCGGGTCTCGGCCAGCGCCCGAATCTGTGCGGCGACGGCGCGGGTTGCGGCGTCGTCGCCGTCCCACAGGAGACGACGCCGGCATTCACGGGTTGCGGCCAGGTCGCCGACCGGATCGAGTATGGGTGAGTCGAGCACGAGCGCCTGCACCCGTTCGGGGTGCCGCACAGCTAACAGTTGCGCCAAATAGGTGCCGTAGCTAGCCCCAAGGACCGTGACCCGCTCCACGCCCTCGGCGTCGAGCACGGCCGCGAGATCGTCGGCCGCCTCCACACCGGTCACGTCCGATACCAGCAGGTCGGTGCCGGTGCTGTCACGCCGGGACCTGCCCACACCGCGGTGCTCGACCATGAGCAGGTCCATGCCGCGCCGAGCCGCCTGGGCCCGCAGCCCCGCATACGGAGTGAATGACGATAGCCCGGGGCCGCCGGGAATCACCAGCGTTGGACTGGCCGACCTCGGCCCACTGCGCAGATAGGCGAGTTCGAACTCGCGCCCGCCCGCAAGTCGCCTGCAAACCGACGTCGCACCCCGCGGAAACACAACCCGCGAGCGCAGCTTCAGTGGTGGCATGCCCGCACCCTACCAACCCGCACGAATAAGCGGCTGACCGAGGGACGGTAGGCGGAGGAGCGCCGCGCGCCGGGCAGCGCAAAACAAAAGTCTGACAAACGATTTCATGACAACGCGGCCCGAGGGGGTCTAGGCTGCGACATGTAGTGCATGTCACTTCCCCTTCCATCTCGACGAGGAGTTCCCTATGGCGAATCCACCAACCGCAGCCGCACCCTCAGCGGGCAGACGCGCCACCCAGGAGGAGATCGACGCCTTCTTCGCGCCGCCCACCAAAGAGGTGGGGCCGTTCTTCATCGCCGCCTACCTTGCCGCCCAGCTCTTCTTCTTCATCGCCCTCATGGGACCGGCGATTGTGTCGATCCAGAACAAGGCCATTGCCATGTTCCCGGACGACACCGCCGCCCAGGCCGGCGCCGTCTCTCAGATCGCCGGCCTGGGTGCCTTGGGTGCGGTCTTCGCCAATGTGATCTTCGGGCAGATCTCCGACCGCACCATGTGGCGCTGGGGACGCCGCCGCCCCTGGCTGGTGATCGGCATGCTGGGCATGACCGTCGGCCTGGTCATCATGGGACTGACCAATACCGTCCCACTGGTCGCGATCGGTTGGCTCATCGCGCAGATCGGCGCCAACGCCGCCCTGGCACCCTTCGTCGCAGTGCTGTCCGACCAGGTGCCGGAGTTCCAGCGAGCCCGTATCAGCTCCATGATCTCCATCGCCCAGAACCTGGCCATCCTTATCGCCACCTACCTCTCCAACGGTCTTAAGAACAACCTTGAGGTCCTGTACATCGCCCCGGCCATCCCGGCCATCCTGTTCATGACCTTCTTCGCGTTCGTCCTGCCGGACAAGCAGCTGACCATTAAGCCCCCGCGGCTGGACTTCATCGGCCTGCTCAAGACCTTCTGGGTCAACCCGATCGCGCATCCCGACTACGCTCTGGCCTGGGCCGGGCGTTTCCTCATCACCCTTTGCTCCTTCGCCTTCACCACCTACCGCCTGATGTACTTGGTCAACCGGGTCGGCCTGACGAGGGACGACGCTCTGGGCGTCATCGCGACATCCGTGCTCATCTACACGATTGCGCTCATGGCCGCCAGCTTCGTGGGCGGGCAGCTGTCCGACCGACTCCACCGCCGCAAGGCCTTTGTCTTCGCCGCCTCGGCCCTGTTCGGCGTCGGCACCCTCATGCTGGCACACACCACCACAGTTTCAGGCTTCTACATGGTGGAAGCCGTCATGGGCCTGGCCTACGGCGTCTACATCTCCGTTGACCTGGCCCTCGTGGTGGACGTCCTGCCCAACCCGGACAACGCCGGCAAGGACCTGGGTGTGTTCAACATCGCCAACGCCCTGCCGCAGTCGCTCGCCCCGTACATGGCGCCTTTCTTCCTGGGCATCGGCTCAGCCGACAAGACGAACTACCCGGCGCTGTGCTACTTCGCCGGTATCTGCGCCATAGTTGGCGGCGTGCTGGCCATCTTCATCAAGAAGGTGAAGTAGCCGCACCAGCTGCGGCCGCCGCCCGGTAACGGACGGACGGCCGGCAAAGCGCCCGGTGGCACCCCGGCTCACAGCCGGCGGCACCACCGGGCGCCGTTGTTCCCCAGGATGGACGGACACTCAGCTGACCCATATGCGGCACTGGTAACTTGGCTACGCAAGGCTCACTGCGTCGACACAGCATTCGACGCAGCGCCGCCGTCGCAGCACAGCCAGCATCCGCGCCCGAAGGAGCCCCGTGTCCACCCGTCCAACCGTCCCTTCCGGCTCGCTCTCCGGCCTCAGCCGCCTGCGCCGCCGTTGGGAGTTAGGCTACGGCGCCTGGATCCTGGGCATGGCGGTTTTTGCCACCTGGACGGTCCTAGTGCACGCCGGCTACACCGACCGCCTCGACGTCACCCTGACCGCGCCCCCGCTGCCGCCCCGATCGGGCCGAGGGCAGGTACTTGAGGCGATCTCGCTGCTCACCCACCCGCTGCTGATCTACACGGCTATCGGGTTCGCCGCAATCATCGCCTACCAGCAGCGCATGCGGCGCCTGGCCACCGCCCTGGTGACCTCCCTGTTCGGCCTGCCGCTGCAGATAGTCATCGCCACCTGGATCGACCACGCCCGCCCCTCCTCCGCCTTCGCCGATTCGCTGTCCTACCGCGGCTTCGCCTACCCCGCCGGACACGCCGTCGCCATGACTGTGGCCGCATGGGTGCTGGTCACCCTCACCCGGGCCCGACGCCGCCCCACCTCCCAGGTGCGCCTGTGGCGGGGAGCCGGTGTTCTCGCCGTCGTCTTGACCTGCATGAGCCAGTGGGCCATGGGGCTGCAGTCCGTATCCGATCTGCTAGGAGGAGTTCTGCTGGGCGCCACCGTGGCCAACCTCGCCCTGAGCGTGGGCGGGGTCGAGGAGATCCTGGCCTCCTGGGCGCATATCGGTCTGCCACCGACCACCGTGGACAAACGTGCCGCCATCATCTACAACCCCACCAAGTTCGACGACCTCTCTCTACTGCGCCGCCGTGTGGAGTCCAAGGTGCTGGCAGCCGGCTGGCAGCCCACGCTCTGGTTGGAGACCACTCCCGACGACGCCGGCCACGAGCAGGCGCGGCGCGCCCTGGACGCCGACGTCGACCTGGTGCTGGCAGCTGGCGGAGACGGCACCGTGCGCGCCGTCGCCGGCGAGCTGGCGGGAAGCGAGGTGCCCATGGCGCTACTTCCCGCAGGCACCGGCAACCTACTGGCCCGCAACCTGCAGGTGCCGTTGGATGCCGATGCCGCCCTGCGGCTGGCGCTTTCCGGAACCACCCGGGCCATCGACGTGGTGCGCTGCACCTGGGACGGGGGCACCGACCTCTTCGTGGTGATGGCCGGGCTCGGTCTGGATGCGCGCATCATGGCCGACACCAGCGACGACCTTAAGAAGGTGATCCGCTCCGGCGCCTATGTGCTGGCCGCCGTGCAAAACGCGGTTCCGCGCCCATTCGCCGTCGATGTGGAGCTCGACGGCGACGCGGGCGCCTTAGCCGAAGCCGGCGGGCAGCGGGTGGTGATGGCGCTGCTGGGCAACGTCGGCACAATCACCGGCGGGATGACGATCTTCCCGCAGGCCGTGCCCGACGACGGGCTTGTGGACCTGCTGCTGACCGGTCCCAACCGGGTGGCAGACTGGGCGAAGGTCGGTGCCGGTCTGTTGATCGGCCAGGACGTGGACGGTGTCAGCCACCACCAGGCCCGCAAGTTGACCCTGACCACCCCCGAGCCGGTACCCTTCGAGCTCGACGGCGACCCCGTGGGCCGCACCCGGAAACTGGTGGCCCAGGTCGAGCCCGGCGCCCTACACATAGTCGTCCCCTCCCCCGAGTTCGGTCGAAATAACCATCGAGTTCGGTCGAAATAACCGTCGAGTTCGGTCGAAATAACCGTCGAGTTCGGTCGAAATAACCGTCGAGTTCGGTCGAAATAACCGGCTCTTCCGGTTTAAGGGTGTTGGCGGTGGTGGTGTAGGCCCTGTCGGCTGCCGGCCGCGTACTTGGACCGCGTTCCTGCGGTTGGACCGGGCTTCTGCGCTTGGACCGGGCTTCTGCGCTTGGACCGGGCTTCTGCGCTTGGACCGTCTGAGAGTGCGTTTCAGGTGGTCCAACCGCAGCCCGGTGGTCCATCCGGGTGGGCATGCTGATTCAGACCGGTGCGGTTACCTTGGACACCGGCACATCCAAGGCCAACGGTCAAGATGCCGTAGTCCGCATACGTGGTCAACAGCCTGCCCAGCCGGTCTGGGGCCCGGCTGGGCCGCGGGCCCGGTTCGTCGTCAAAGGCGTTCCAGCCGATCGAACAAGGGAGGCCCCGGCCGGCAACCAGACGCCCCGACCCGCCCACCACACCAGGGCGGAAGGCCAGCACCTGAGAGCCAAAGCGCCCAGAATCGACACAAACACCCCGCCCCCGCCCAGCCCACACCCTCAGACTCGCTGAAACCATGCGGACCTAGTGGGCCGCTTCAGATGCGAGAACATCGTTCGTGCCGAATCCGGACACTTCCCCCACCCCGCCAGCCCCACCAACCGAACTCGATCGTCATATCTACCGAACTCGATGGTCATATCGACCGAACTCGACGGTAACGTCGACCGATCTCAACGAGTTGGGAGGCGGGCGCCGACACTCATCTCACCCGGCACTCGTCCCACCCCCACTCATCTCACCCGGCACTCGTCCCACCCCCACTCATCTCACCCGGCACTCATTTAAACTGGGGCGATCCGCCGTCGACTACAGGCATGACCACAGGCAGGAGCCCCATGCGTTCACGACTCACCGTCGCACTGGGCCGTACGGCCCGCACCCTGGCCCGTCTACGCGGCGGCGGTTCCGGTGGCACCGCCTTCCCTGGCCTGGTCATGGAGCGCGCGGACCCCGGCTTCCTCGCCCGCACCCTGGGCCAGCTGCCGCACGGGGTGGTGCTGGTCTCCGGCACGAACGGCAAGACCACTACCACCAAGATGGTGGTGCAGCTGCTGCGCGACCAGGGCCTGAAGGTATTCACCAACCGCACCGGCTCCAACTTCGTGCGCGGCGTGTTGGCGGCCCTACTCACCGAGGTCGACGCCGCCGGCCACCTGGACGCCGACGTCGCCGTGCTCGAACTCGACGAGGCGCACGCCGTCCACTTCGTCCGCGCCGTTAAGCCGCGAGCCGCCCTCATGCTAAACGTCATGCGCGACCAGCTGGACCGCTTCGGCGAGATCGACTACACGGCCTCCCTGCTGCGCCAGGCCGCCCTGTCCACGCGCGACGTGGTGGTGGTCAACGCCGACGATCCGCGCCTGAACGGGGAGCGCTTCCTGGAGGGACTATCCGCCCGCACTGCTGCCTTCGGGGTGGGCCCCGCCCTGCGCTCGGTGTTCCTGTCCGACGACGATCTGCGCGCCGAGCAGGCCGCCACCGCCGACGACCGCGCACCTAACGACGACGACGCACCCGATTCCGCCGCCGCACCCGGGGCACTCGCGGACGCCGCGGCCGAGTCCGACGCCGACCGGAACGCTCTCGCCTCTCCCTGCCCGGCGCCGCGCGTGCGCCTGGTGGCACTGGCCGGCAACGAGGCCTCCATTGAGGTTGACGGCGCTGAGCACCGGGCGACCTTCGCCATCCCAGGCATCCACAATGTGCTCAACGCCTGCGCCGCTCTGACCCTGGTGCTGGAGGTGCTCGGGGACCGGGCCGACCTGCCCCGTCTGCTAGACACCCTGGCCGAGATCCGCCCGGCCTTCGGCCGCGGCGAGGTCATCACCCTGGATGGTCGCCCGGTGCAGCTGGCCCTGGTGAAGAACCCGGCCGGCTTCCGCATGAGCCTCTTGTCCGCCCCCACCGCCCGGGCCGACGCCACTGCCCTGGCCGACGCCGCGCGAGCCGGCGCCACCAGCCGCGCCGACACTGCAACCGCCGCGAACCGGCCTCGGCCCGACGAGCTGATCATGATCGCCATCAATGACGAGTACGCCGACGGCCGTGACATGTCCTGGCTGTGGGATGTGGACTTCACCTCCCTGAAGCGGGCCGGGGTCGCCGTCGTCACGGGCGTGCGCGCCTGGGACATGGCGCTGCGGCTGCGCTACGACGAGGTGCCCGTCGACGTCGTCGAACCGGATCTGGAGGCCGCGCTGGACGCCCTGCGCGAGCGGGCCGCCGCCGCGGACCGCCCCATGCGCATTTACACCAGTTACACCGCCATGCTGGCGCTGCGCGCCCGCCTCGGGAACCTGACCGAAGTCGAGGAGGTCATGAAGTGAGCACCGCACCCACCGTCTACCCCCATACCGGCGACGGCCCTGCCCGCGGCCGCATCCGCGTGCTGCAGCTGTATCCGCGGGACATGAACATCTACGGCGACTGGGGGAATCTGCTCACCCTGGCCCGTCGTGGGCAGTGGCACGGCTACGACGTCGAGCGCTTCTCATACAACCCCGGCGATGAGTTGCCGCAGGAGGTCGATCTGGTGCTGGGCGGCGGCGGCCAGGACTCCGGGCAGGAACGCATCAAGGACGACCTGGTGCGGATCGGCCCGTGTCTGCGGCAGTGGGCGGCGGATGGCGTGCCCATGCTGGTCATCTGCGGCCTGTACCAGTTGTTCGGGCACCGCTTCGTGACCGGTGAGGGCTCCCAGATTCCCGGGATCGGGCTGCTGGACGCCGAGACAACGGCCGGGCCGGGGCGGCTGATCGGCAACATTGTGCTGGACTCCCCCGAGTTCGGCCGGGTGGTCGGCTATGAGAACCACTCCGGGCTGACCACGCTCGGCCCCGGCGCCGAGCCTTTGGGGGCGGTGCGCTTGGGCGATGGCAACAACGGCAAGGACGGCGTGGAGGGTGCCCGGTTCAAGCACGTGATCGGCACCTACCTGCACGGCCCGCTGCTGCCGAAGAACCCCGCGGTGGCCGACTGGCTGCTTGAGCGGGCGGTCGAGCTGCGTGGCGGGGCCTGGGATCCGCTGCCGATCGACGACGCCGATGCCCGCCGTGCCAGCAACGTCGCCGCCTCCCGGCCGAGGTGACGCGCTGTGGCCACGCCTGAGTTCATTATCGAGCTGCGCAAGAAGATCGGGCACGACCAGTTGTGGCTGCCCGGCGTCAGCGTCGTGGTAGTGGCGCCGGACGGTCGGCTGCTGCTGGGTCAGCGCTCAGACAACGGCGCGTGGGCGGTGGTCTCCGGGATACCCGAGCCTGGCGAGCAGCCGGCTGCCGCGGCAAGGCGCGAATGCCTGGAGGAGACCGGCGTCGACCCGCAGATTATCGGGGTGGCCGGGGTGAGCGCCGGGAAGCCGCACACCTTCCCCAACGGGGACCGTTGCGTGTTCATGGATATCACCTTCGCCGCCCGAGCGGATGCCGCGCAGGTCGAGCAGGCACATGTGGCCGACGATGAGTCGACGGCGGTGGGCTGGTTTGCTCCGGACGCGCTGCCGACCCCGCTGGTCGCCTCGACCCCGGGGCGCATCGACACCGCTCTGGCGTGGCTCGCGTTTCCCGAAGTCGGTCCAAGTTTCCGGTGACGGGCTCCGTGACGCGCTCCCGCTGACGGACGACGGCACGGTGCGGTCAGCCGACGCGGCGCCCAGGCGCGCTTCAGCTGGCGGACCACGGCGCGGCGTCGCTGTTACGAGCCTTTGTCCTCTACTGCGAGCTTTTGTCGCCTACTGCGAGCTTTTGCACCCTGGTGTATGGCAAATATCCGCACACCAGGGTGCAAAAGCTCGCAACAGACGGAGCCACGCCCTCCAGTCAGGTGCTCACGCACTCGTCAGTCGGGTCAGACGTCGATTGTGCGTAGGAGTTGGGGTTCTGGGAGTTGGCCGTTGATGATGTAGTCGCGGAACACGGGCACTGCCTGTTCGCCGGTGAAGATCTCCTCGGGGTGCAGGTCGATGGTGTAGGGCTCGGGCGAGCCGTTATCCCAGGACAGCGGCATCCACCGGTCGGGGTCCGCAACCGGTTCACGCTCCAACACGTAATGAACATACGAGCCATCCGGGTCGGGTACGCGGGCCTCGATCGTCATCGCCCGATTAGACCCAGCCGCCTGCATATACCGCATCCGCTCCGGATCATCATCAGCCAACTCATCAGGAAACCTCACCCCCTCGGGAAGAGGTTGAACCCCTAAAGAAAAATAGGCGCCTTCAGTGAGGTACGTGGGGTAGGTGAGCTGTCTTTGCATCTGGTCGGCGATCATCTCCGGAGTCTGACGAACCTTGAATCGCTCCCCTCGCCCGTGACGAGCATCCGCATTCCAAGTTACGAAGTAATTCACTATTCGCTTCCTTTCATGCTCTGAGGCGGTTGGTCAGTATTGTCTGGGTGCTTGAAGAACTTCAACATCGGTGTTTTCGATGATGCGTCCGTCCGGCAGCGTCACCCGGGCGGGGTTGTCCGGCGAGACCAGGTTGTCGAATGCTTCTTGTTGTCCTCCGTAGCGTGCGCTGCCGGGCTTGAGTCAGGCAAGACGGGATGGCCCGCCCCGGGGCGCGTGTCAGCGCCCGGGGCGGGCCTTGGAACCACAGTCGGTGGGGCTGGAGCGGGGGTTCAGGCGTTGGTGGGCCAGGTGTTCAGGATGGTGGGGTAGGTGTCGGGAGTGCCGTAGGTGAACACCGCACCGTTAGCGGTCGGGGAGGAGGCCGTGGCCAGGGCACCGGCCTGCGCCCAGTGGGGTGAGGTGGTGGGGAAGAACAGCTTCCACCCCTGCACATAGTCATACGGCTCAGGATGATCCTTGACAGGATGCCCCCGACGCCGAAGGGCGCCGATCTCCGGCTCCAGGATGTCCGCACCCAAGGCGACCAGACGATCGGCGAACGCGCCGTTGGTGGCTATGAGTTCAGCGAACTCACTACTATGGAAATCAAGCTCCACGTGACCCTTATCGGGCTGCCAGCCACCGATCGCAATGCTGATGGAGGCGCCGTCGGCGCGGTCCACATCCCCGGAGAACAAAGAGAACATCACGCCGGACAGGTCGGGCTCGATGTTGGCGTGCATGACGGCGAGGAACTCCTCCAGGGTGGTGATCTCGGGGTTCGCCGCGGCCTTCGCCTTGACGTGATTGGCTTGCCGCCAGGGATTCAGGGTGGGGTGCAGGCCCCGCAACTGCTGGATCAGCTCCCAGGACCGCCCGGCCTCCTCCTCCATATGCTCTTCCTGCCCCGGACGATGCATCCTGAACGCAAGCTCCCACTTCACGGTCATCAGTAGGTGTCCCTTCCCTCGTGTTCCTTGTCTCGGTTAATGGTATCAGAGGTGAATGCGCCCGGTGTGGGTTAGAAGTCCGGTGGGGTGTGCACCAACTCAATCCCAGCAGGGAATCGCCCTTTGCTTTGCAAGTCTTTGAGTAGGTCGAGCATTTCGGGTTCGGCCACATGCCAGCGTATAGGCGTATTGGCGCCAACCGCCCGCACTGCCCCTACCTGTCTCCGCGCAGACTTTACCAACTCGTTTATGACCTTGTTGCCGAATGGGGTTTGGGTGAGGTTGTAGTAGGAGCCTTTGGCGTCGTGGAGGATACCGTCGTAGAAGCCGTCGAACTCCACGCCGTCGACGTAGTAGGAGTCCTCAATAGTCACGCCGGTGACCTGCTCCTCATACGCCTGGGAACGATTAGACTTACTATGATTCTTACCCGGCCCCCACTCGCCCGGACCACCATCACTAGCACCACGGGTGGGCTTGCGCACACCCGGATAGTGATTCCCGTCCCGCGGCACATAAGGACAATCAGCCCCCTTACCTCCACGCGGACGCCCACCACTGCTGCCGGTGCCCGTCCCGCCGCCTTTAGGACGGGACGGGGTGCTGGAGGCCCGTGAGGCCCACGGGCTGCGGGGCGCGCGAGGTGTGGTGCCGGCGGTGGCCAGGGCGGGGCGGGGTCCGAGGCTTTTCAGGCCGTCGGACAGGTTGTCCATCAGCGTGTTGGCCCGTTTGAACAGCTTCCCCAGGCTGGAGGCGGACTTGACCACCGCGGTGACCTCACGACGCAGACGGGCCGCCCACTTGGACACATCCTTCATCAGTGACGGCGCCGCCCAGATCGCCGCCAGCCCCGCGGTCGCCACCGTGGCCGCCAACTTGATACTCAGCTTCGCCAGCACATCGGCGATCGCGTCACGCACCATGTCATGCACGACCTGCACGATCACCGACGCCACCGTCAACCCCTTGGAGACAGCCTCCGCCAACGACGCCACCAACGACAACCGCACCGCATTATCCAACTGAAACGACTTATACGCCCTCACCGCTTCGGAGGACTGCCCGCCCAGCCGCACCCTAATGGAGTCGGTCAGATCCGTGCTGCACGTGTCCAGCTTGGCGGCGATATTCGCCCACGTCCCCGCACCCGCAGCCACCTGCCCCGGATGACCGGTCAGCTCATACAACCAGGTCTTGAGCGGATCCAGATGCTCAATCGCCCACCCGATCACCGTGCCCAGCGCCTCACCAATCGGATCAGTAACCAACGCCACCGCATCCGCCGCCGTACCGAACCCCGCAAGCGCATCATCCACCCACGAATCCGTCTTCAACGCATCAACAACATCCTGACCATCCTCAACCAGACGCAACCCCGACAACCCCGTCGACGTCTCCTGCGCCTCCACCACCAACGAACCACCACCGGCGTAACCACCGCCCGAGAAAACGCCGGTACCGCCCCCGTACTCCCCGACAGGCAAACCACCACCAGTACCATCACCGGCGCCGAAGCTGCCACCCCGACCACCAAAACCACCACCGGTGCCGCCGAAGCCGCTGCTA
This genomic stretch from Actinomyces qiguomingii harbors:
- a CDS encoding type 1 glutamine amidotransferase; translated protein: MSTAPTVYPHTGDGPARGRIRVLQLYPRDMNIYGDWGNLLTLARRGQWHGYDVERFSYNPGDELPQEVDLVLGGGGQDSGQERIKDDLVRIGPCLRQWAADGVPMLVICGLYQLFGHRFVTGEGSQIPGIGLLDAETTAGPGRLIGNIVLDSPEFGRVVGYENHSGLTTLGPGAEPLGAVRLGDGNNGKDGVEGARFKHVIGTYLHGPLLPKNPAVADWLLERAVELRGGAWDPLPIDDADARRASNVAASRPR
- a CDS encoding NUDIX hydrolase — encoded protein: MATPEFIIELRKKIGHDQLWLPGVSVVVVAPDGRLLLGQRSDNGAWAVVSGIPEPGEQPAAAARRECLEETGVDPQIIGVAGVSAGKPHTFPNGDRCVFMDITFAARADAAQVEQAHVADDESTAVGWFAPDALPTPLVASTPGRIDTALAWLAFPEVGPSFR
- a CDS encoding NTP pyrophosphohydrolase produces the protein MTIEARVPDPDGSYVHYVLEREPVADPDRWMPLSWDNGSPEPYTIDLHPEEIFTGEQAVPVFRDYIINGQLPEPQLLRTIDV
- a CDS encoding Tox-REase-5 domain-containing protein, encoding MNKYDEMLGDDYTRSRRAAAAVPDDATGGPATATATAGSGSSSGFGGTGGGFGGRGGSFGAGDGTGGGLPVGEYGGGTGVFSGGGYAGGGSLVVEAQETSTGLSGLRLVEDGQDVVDALKTDSWVDDALAGFGTAADAVALVTDPIGEALGTVIGWAIEHLDPLKTWLYELTGHPGQVAAGAGTWANIAAKLDTCSTDLTDSIRVRLGGQSSEAVRAYKSFQLDNAVRLSLVASLAEAVSKGLTVASVIVQVVHDMVRDAIADVLAKLSIKLAATVATAGLAAIWAAPSLMKDVSKWAARLRREVTAVVKSASSLGKLFKRANTLMDNLSDGLKSLGPRPALATAGTTPRAPRSPWASRASSTPSRPKGGGTGTGSSGGRPRGGKGADCPYVPRDGNHYPGVRKPTRGASDGGPGEWGPGKNHSKSNRSQAYEEQVTGVTIEDSYYVDGVEFDGFYDGILHDAKGSYYNLTQTPFGNKVINELVKSARRQVGAVRAVGANTPIRWHVAEPEMLDLLKDLQSKGRFPAGIELVHTPPDF